From the Desulfosporosinus sp. Sb-LF genome, the window GACAAACGTCGCGATGCCATTTATATACCCTATCCCTGAACCATCTGAGATAAGCCGAAGACATTCAAGTTCTAACTTTTTATCGTTCATAATAAAACTCCTTCATTAGCACCAATTACCTTTTACTCATTTTTAGTACCGCTGTATCCATAACGCAATGGCCATTAAACCATTCCAAGTTCCATGGGCAATAATTGCTGGCCAAATCGTTGACGAACGCTCATACAGCCACGAAAGTATGACTCCCCCAATAAATAATGGTAAGAAGCGAACTATATCAAAATGAAGCGTTGCAAAAAAAACACCTGTCAGCAACATTCCTCTTCCCCTGCCAAAGGCTTGACGAAGAGGAGGGTAAATTAAACCACGAAAAAGCATCTCTTCCTTAATCGGGGCAATGACTCCCCCTAATACCGTAAGAAAACCAAATTCCCAAGTATAGTTTACCCCTTTTACTGCTAGCGCAAAACTCTGTGGGGCAGGAGTTCCTAGTAAACGAGTTAATAAATTTCCTAAAAAGCCAACACCCACAAATAATAAGACTCCTGTTACAAACCCCAACATAACATAGCGCTTAGGCGGCTTGACAAATCCCAGGTCGGAAAATGGTCGATGAATAAGGCGTAGAAATATCCATATTAAACCAAAGTAGATCAGTGCATCCCCTAATCCAACTCCGAAAAAATAGAGAATCCCACGCACAGAATCCAAGTCTTTCGGAGTTTCCAACCATCCGAGCGGAAATTCGATTAACGTCACTAGTGCAATCAATAACAGGCCTTGCCAAATGTTCCAAACAGGTCGTCTTGGCGGAATAAGAAGACCAACCTTTTTCTTAGCCATCTCATACATCCTCAGTATTTATTTAATTTCCTTCCGTTTCCAATTCTAACCGTTAAATCAACCATTGTCTACAAAATGCAAAAGAAGGGGCTCTAAATTTAGAGACACCCTTCTTACCTCACTCGTACTGGAGTAAGTATTGAGATCAAACCTATCTAGTCATGAATCTATTATGCCTTACGACGCCAAATCTTCTGTTTCTTGGCCTCTTCGATTAATTCTTCCCTGAAATCAGGGTGAGCAATTGAAATCAAGGCTTCTGCACGTTGCCAAGTAGACAAGCCTTTAAGATTAACCTTACCAAACTCAGTAACTACAAACTGAACGGTTGGTCGTGTGTCTGTAATTGCTGCGCCATGCGTCATAATACCTTTAATGCGGGAATGAAGTTGCCCTTGTTTATCCTTATAGGTGGAGGGTAAGCAGATAAAGCTTTTTCCACCCTTTGAATTATAAGAGGCTTCCACAAAGTCAAGCTGCCCTCCTGCACCACTAATCATACTCGTTCCTGCCGACTCAGAACATACCTGACCTGTCAAATCAATTTCCAAAGCACTGTTGATGGAAATCAATTGGTTATTTTGAGAAGCAATAAACGGATGATTGGTGTAATCCACTGGGTACCCTGCCAATGACGGGTTATCCCGCATGAAATCATACAACTTTTGGGTTCCTGCTGCAAAGGCAAAAACGATCCTACCCCTATCTAATTGTTTGTTCATCCCAGTTACTTTACCTGCTTCTACCATATCCACAAATCCGTCAACCAGCATCTCGGTATGAATCCCCAGATCCTTTAGATCCGATGTAGCAATCATCTGTCCTAGGGCATTTGGCATTCCGCCAATTCCCAACTGAATACATGCCCCATCCTTAATTTCAGGTAAGACATAGGAGGCAATTTGTTTGTCGATTTCAGAAGCAGATGCCGAAGGTAATTGTGGAAGACCTTTGTGCCCTGCTTCAACAACATAATCTACTTTTGAAATATGGACTGTATGGTCATAGCCCCCGTGGACTCTCGGCATATCGTCATTAACCTCAACTATGACGGCACGCGCCTTCTCGATTGCTGCTGCATAGTGAGAAACCGTAGCCCCAAAGCTAAAAAATCCATGTTCGTCCATAGGGGCAACCTGAATAGCCACAACATCTGTTTGTAGGTCCTCACGTAAGTAACGAGGTAGTTCAGAATATTTAAGGGGAATATAATAAGCCAAACCGGCTTGGGCCATTTTTCTTTCACGTCCGCCCATATGCCAGCTATTCCAAATAAAATGTTCTCCAGTTGTATCAGCTTCCATGCAAGCTATAGGTGTCAAAATCACGCCTCCGCGCAAATTCACATTATGAAGTTCGTCTTTACGCCGTGCCAAAGCTTGATCTAATAAAGCGGGCATACTTGCGGCCCAAGCAAACTCAACCCAATCATCACTACGAACAACTTTTACAGCTTCATCGGCAGTAACACACTTTTTAAGATACTCATCCTTCAACATTTATACATCCCCCTTGTTACTTCTCCATAATTGTATCTAAAGCAGATACAATTAAATTTTTAAAATTTAAAACTATGTTTTATTAAATAAAACTGAAATTTATTTTTAAAATTATTTATATTATTCAAAATGAAGAGTTCTTTCTTCTCCAACCCTTTCTGATCTATTTTGTCGTTAAGCTTCAACCCCCCTTTTGCTGTTCAGAGATAACTTACCTAATAATTAGCCGCCAACTAATCTGACTGAATTGTCTTGCAATTTATGTGCCAATGGATCTTTTCCTAGTTTTCAATCTTCAGATTGCTTATATATTAGGGTTCAAGGACTCTTGCCTCATCAAATTCCTAAACAATGCCGCTTCTATCACTGTCTACAAAAGTCTACATTCGGAACTAGATAACTCAAAACCACTTGCAATATCCAGCTTTCGTAGGTGTCGACAAACGGATACATGTCCCAAAATGTAGACACGCTAAATACCTCAAACGATCTATGACGGTAATTCTATGAATATTTCTAACCTTCATTGTATTTATTTTAATCCATAGGAACTTTAAGTGAGAAAATATCAGCTAAAATAGAGGGGTGTGCTTAAAGCACACCCCTCTATTTTAGGAGATCATACGTGGTTATAATCTTTTGACTATTATTTGAGGATAAGGTTGGCGCATTATTAGATCATCGCTTCTATGATAGCAGAAGCCATCTCTTGAGTACCGGCCTTCCCACCCAAATCCGGGGTTATATAATCTCTTTGACCCAGTACTTGCTCGATGCCTTTCTCAACCCGCTTGGCTTCTTCCAGAAATCCCAAATATTTAAGCATTTCTACGCCAGAGAGAATCATCGCTAGTGGATTTGCGAGATTCTTGCCTGCGATCTGCGGAGCACTACCATGGACAGCCTCAAACACAGCACCCATTTCCCCGATATTTGCCCCTGGGGCCACGCCCAAGCCACCTACCAAGCCAGCGACAAGGTCCGAAACAATATCCCCATAAAGATTAGGTAAAACTAATACATCAAATTGCTCCGGGACTTGAACCAAATTCATACAAAGAGCATCGACAATCAGATCGTCGCACTTAATTTCCGGATAATCTCGTGCCACGGATCGCACACTTTCCAAGAAAAGACCGTCACTCAATTTCATAATATTAGCTTTATGAACAATCGTAACCCTCTTACGCCCCTCCCGACGGGCCAGATCAAAGGCATAGCGCCCTATGCGCTCCGATGCTTCGCGAGTAATAACCTTGATGCTTTCAGCTGCATCATGCCCGACCATGTGCTCGACTCCGGCATAGAGATCCTCCGTATTCTCCCGAACAACTACTATATCTACACCTTGATAGCGGGATTCAACGTTCGGCAGGTTTCGCAAATGCCGTACATTTGCATAAAGTTGTAATTGCTGGCGCAATGAAACATTGACACTGCGAAAACCCTTCCCAACCGGGGTCGTGATGGGTCCTTTAAGTGCCACCTTATTCCGACGAATGGTTTCTAGAACATACTCCGGCAAAGGAGTTCCATCCCGAGCAATACAGGCTTCCCCTGCTTCAACCACTTCCCACTCTATCGGGGCTCGACTAGCTGTAATGACTTTCTGGGTAGCCCTACTAACTTCTGGGCCGATTCCATCCCCCGGAATCAAGGTTATCTTAATAGACATTGAATTTGTGCTCCTTTTCATAGAAAAAGGCAGCTCATTGCCGCCTTTTAAGTTTCTTGGTTTTTTACAAGCTCCGTTGCTTTAACATATCTCCATAAATGTAAACCAGTTCCTTGTCAAAGAGTGAACGCTTCATATCGACAGCCAATGCTCTTACCCGTGCCAACATTTCCTCGGCGTCCTCGTTTGTCATCTCTTTGCCATATTCTAGGAGAAACTTTGCTTTGATAGAGGCCGTCCCCGAGTGTTTTCCAATCACAATCTGGCGTTCGAGCCCTACATCCTCAGGGCTGAATGCTTCATATGTTTTAGGATTTTTCAAGGCTCCATCAGCGTGAATCCCGGATTCATGCGCAAACATATTACTTCCCACAATCGATTTCCAGGGGGGGAGCATACGACCTGAGGCCCGTGCAACATATTCAGAAACCTCAACAAAGCGCTCCGTGGCAAAGCTCAAATCTGTATCAAGTAAGTGTTTTAAGGCCATGACGACCTCTTCTAATGCTGCATTACCAGCTCGTTCTCCCAAGCCATTCACCGTGACTCCCACATGGGATGCACCAGCCTTTACTCCAGCTAGCGCATTGGCCGTTGCCATGCCAAAATCATCATGCGTATGCATTTCAACGTCTATATTCGTTTTTTCAATCAGCATTTTAATACGATCATACGTTGTGAAAGGATCCAAGATGCCTACGGTATCACAATATCGCAAACGATCCGCACCCGCTTTTTTAGCTTCTTTCGCAAATTGCACAAGGAAATCCATGTCGGATCGGGAAGCATCTTCTGCATTGACGGAAATATACATTCCTTCGCGTTTTGCAAAGGCGGTTGCCTTAATCATCCGCTCTAAAACATCCTCACGAGTGGTCATAAGTTTATGCTCTATATGAATATCTGAAGTAGAAATAGAAATTGCTACCGCATCCACACCGCAAGCTAAGGACGATTCAATATCCGAGATTACCGCTCGATTCCAACCCATAATACTCGCTTTTAAATCCAATTTCACAATATCACTGATGGCCTTTTGTTCATCTCCACCCATGACAGCAACGCCAGCTTCAATTTGTTGAACGCCAAGCTCATCAAGCAAACGAGCAATGCGCATTTTTTCTTGATTCGAGAAAACAACCCCCGCCGTTTGTTCTCCGTCGCGTAACGTGGTATCCACAATTGTTAAATGTCTCAATCAGACACACCCCTCTTCTTTGACTCGAAATTTATTATATAGATTTGACTTACAATTACTTTCTATAGTAGCACAATCCACCTTAAGTTAGAAGGATGCCAATTACCTTATACTGTATACTTATTAGGCAAAACCCTCGTTATCTCGAGTAAACAAAGAATAAAAGGGAGCCTCCCCTTTCAGAGAGACTTTAAAAAATTACGACAATTTTTCCTTTAGTAACTGATTGACTAGACCCGGATTCGCCTGTCCCTTGGTAGCTTTCATGATCTGCCCGACAAGGAACCCAATAGCTCGATCTTTCCCCGCTCGGTAGTCCTCCACGGATTGAGAATTAGCGGAAATTACGCCGTCAATTATCCCTTGAAGTGCGCCTTCATCGCTTATCTGAGAAAGTCCCTTTTCCTTCACAATGAGCTTAGCCTCTTTACCCGTGCTATACATTTCTTCCAGCACACTTTTGGCAATCTTGCCACTGATGGTTCCTTTATCTATGAGATCGAGGAGCTCCGCCAATTGTTTGGCCGAAATTGGAGAATCATCCATACTAGACTGATTTGTATTAATTAGACGTGTGACTTCCCCCATGACCCAGTTTGCCAACGTCTTGGCGTCTCCATAGTAAGATAATGCCTCATCGAAGAAATTCGCCATGGCTTTTCCTTGCGTGATAACAGAAGCATCATATGCTGACAGCCCAAGGGCCTGTAGCCGGACACGACGCGCCGAAGGAAGCTCGGGGAGAGTTTTACGAATTTTCTCCACCCATTCTCTATCAATCACCAAAGGGGCCAGGTCTGGCTCTGGAAAATACCGATAATCATGCGCTTCTTCTTTGGAGCGAAGAGTTAGCGTTATCCCCTTGCCCTCATCCCAAGTGCGTGTCTCCTGTACTACGCTTTCTCCTGCATTTAGTACTCGTGCTTGCCGCGCTACTTCATACTCCATACACCTACGAACTGAGCTAAAGGAATTTAAGTTTTTTGTTTCTGTTCGGGTTCCCAGCGTTGTCGCTCCGATCGGTCGAAGCGAAACATTGACATCAAATCGCACCGAGCCTTGTTCCAACCGACAGTCTGAAACTTCCGTGTACTCTAGAATCTGAACTAATTGCTCGAGATAAGCGAGAACTTCGGAAATTGAACGCAGATCAGGTTCTGAAACGATTTCTAGTAATGGCACCCCTGCGCGGTTATAGTCTACAGAAGACTCGTTCGAGGTTGTGATGGTCTCTCCACTATGCACGAGCTTTCCAGCATCTTCTTCCATGTGAGCCCGAGTGATCCCGATCCACTTCTTCTCCCCGTCCACCTCAATCTCCAAACCACCCTTACCACAGATAGGCAAATCAAATTGAGAAGTTTGGTAGTTTTTAGTTAAGTCGGGGTAAAAGTAATTTTTACGGTCAAACTTGGAAAACTCAGCAATCTCACAGTTCAACGCTAAGCCCGCTTTTATAGCATAATTGACAACTTCGCGGTTAAGAACCGGGAGAGTCCCAGGCATACCTAGACATACCGGGCAAACATGCGTGTTCTGTTCTCCCCCAAACTCTGTGGTACATCCACAGAAAATCTTCGTCTTAGTTTGGAGTTCAACGTGAACTTCCAAACCACAAACCATTTCGTATTTATCAGCGACTACCACGCGCAAGCACCTCCCCTGAAAGATTCGGTTTTAACGTGTGATAATTTGTATTTTGCTCGAATGTATAAGCTGTTCGATACAATGTCCCTTCATCAAACGCTTTACCCATTAACTGCATTCCGATTGGCAAACCCTTAACAAATCCAGCTGGAATAGAAATAGCTGGAATACCCGCTAAATTAATTGGGACGGTCGTGATATCTGATAGGTACATGGCCAGAGGGTTCGCTGATTTTTCCCCAAATTTAAACGCTGAAGTCGGGGCCGTCGGGGAGAGCAAAACATCAAACTTTTCAAATGCCTTCTCAAAATCCTGCTTAATAAGAGTTCTGACTTTTTGTGCTTTTAAATAATAAGCATCATAATACCCCGAACTTAAGGCGTAGGTTCCGAGCATAATCCTTCGCTTCACTTCTTGCCCAAATCCCTCCGCCCGAGTTGTTTTGAACATACCTAACACATCGGCGGCCTCTGCCCGATATCCATAGCGCACGCCATCGTAACGAGCAAGGTTCGAACTGGCTTCAGCCGTCGCAATTAGATAATAAGCAGGTATAGCATACTCCGTATGGGGTAAAGAACATTCCCCTACTTCTGCACCTAGATCGATCAACGTCTGAATACCCGCTTGAATCACACTCGCAACGTCGGGATCAATCCCTTCTCCAAAATACTCACGGGGTATCCCAATCTTTAAGCCTTTGATGTTATTGACAAGAAACTTAGTGTAATCCGACTTCTCAGACGGAACTGACGTTGAGTCCAAGGGATCATATCCGGCAATAGCATTCATCACCAAGGCATTGTCCCTCACGGTCTTGGTCAATGGACCAATTTGATCCAGCGAAGACGCAAAAGCGACAAGTCCAAACCGGGAGACTGCGCCGTAAGTTGGCTTCATTCCCACCACTCCACAGAAAGCGGCTGGTTGACGAATGGATCCCCCCGTGTCTGAGCCCAAGGTAAATGCTGCTTCGTCCGCTGCTACCGCTACAGCTGAACCTCCGGAAGACCCTCCTGGGACACACTCCAAGTCCCAAGGATTTCTAGTCTTTGCAAAATAGGAATTCTCGGTTGAGGAACCCATAGCAAACTCATCCATATTTAATTTACCGAGTAGAATCGTACCTGCAGCCCGTAAACGGTCTGTAACTGTGGCATTATATGGAGGAACAAAGTTTTCCAACATCTTTGAAGCGCAGCTTGTGCGGATCCCTTCGGTGCACATGTTATCCTTCAAGGCCATTGGAATTCCCTCTAAGGCTCCTACTACTTCACCCTGAGCAATTTTATAGTCAACCTCGGCCGCTTGGGTTAAAGCCTGATCCTCTAAGACTGTTAAATACGCTTGTAACTCCGGATCAACTGAGTGAATTCGTTCTATGTAAGCTCTCGTCAACTCTGTGGAGCTTAAGTCTTTGTGAACCAGCAGTTCATGTAGCTCACTGACCGATTTTTCTGTACCCATTGTCGCATTAGTCTC encodes:
- a CDS encoding type II CAAX endopeptidase family protein, giving the protein MAKKKVGLLIPPRRPVWNIWQGLLLIALVTLIEFPLGWLETPKDLDSVRGILYFFGVGLGDALIYFGLIWIFLRLIHRPFSDLGFVKPPKRYVMLGFVTGVLLFVGVGFLGNLLTRLLGTPAPQSFALAVKGVNYTWEFGFLTVLGGVIAPIKEEMLFRGLIYPPLRQAFGRGRGMLLTGVFFATLHFDIVRFLPLFIGGVILSWLYERSSTIWPAIIAHGTWNGLMAIALWIQRY
- a CDS encoding acetyl-CoA hydrolase/transferase C-terminal domain-containing protein, encoding MLKDEYLKKCVTADEAVKVVRSDDWVEFAWAASMPALLDQALARRKDELHNVNLRGGVILTPIACMEADTTGEHFIWNSWHMGGRERKMAQAGLAYYIPLKYSELPRYLREDLQTDVVAIQVAPMDEHGFFSFGATVSHYAAAIEKARAVIVEVNDDMPRVHGGYDHTVHISKVDYVVEAGHKGLPQLPSASASEIDKQIASYVLPEIKDGACIQLGIGGMPNALGQMIATSDLKDLGIHTEMLVDGFVDMVEAGKVTGMNKQLDRGRIVFAFAAGTQKLYDFMRDNPSLAGYPVDYTNHPFIASQNNQLISINSALEIDLTGQVCSESAGTSMISGAGGQLDFVEASYNSKGGKSFICLPSTYKDKQGQLHSRIKGIMTHGAAITDTRPTVQFVVTEFGKVNLKGLSTWQRAEALISIAHPDFREELIEEAKKQKIWRRKA
- a CDS encoding isocitrate/isopropylmalate dehydrogenase family protein; amino-acid sequence: MSIKITLIPGDGIGPEVSRATQKVITASRAPIEWEVVEAGEACIARDGTPLPEYVLETIRRNKVALKGPITTPVGKGFRSVNVSLRQQLQLYANVRHLRNLPNVESRYQGVDIVVVRENTEDLYAGVEHMVGHDAAESIKVITREASERIGRYAFDLARREGRKRVTIVHKANIMKLSDGLFLESVRSVARDYPEIKCDDLIVDALCMNLVQVPEQFDVLVLPNLYGDIVSDLVAGLVGGLGVAPGANIGEMGAVFEAVHGSAPQIAGKNLANPLAMILSGVEMLKYLGFLEEAKRVEKGIEQVLGQRDYITPDLGGKAGTQEMASAIIEAMI
- the nifV gene encoding homocitrate synthase; this encodes MRHLTIVDTTLRDGEQTAGVVFSNQEKMRIARLLDELGVQQIEAGVAVMGGDEQKAISDIVKLDLKASIMGWNRAVISDIESSLACGVDAVAISISTSDIHIEHKLMTTREDVLERMIKATAFAKREGMYISVNAEDASRSDMDFLVQFAKEAKKAGADRLRYCDTVGILDPFTTYDRIKMLIEKTNIDVEMHTHDDFGMATANALAGVKAGASHVGVTVNGLGERAGNAALEEVVMALKHLLDTDLSFATERFVEVSEYVARASGRMLPPWKSIVGSNMFAHESGIHADGALKNPKTYEAFSPEDVGLERQIVIGKHSGTASIKAKFLLEYGKEMTNEDAEEMLARVRALAVDMKRSLFDKELVYIYGDMLKQRSL
- the gatB gene encoding Asp-tRNA(Asn)/Glu-tRNA(Gln) amidotransferase subunit GatB, coding for MVVADKYEMVCGLEVHVELQTKTKIFCGCTTEFGGEQNTHVCPVCLGMPGTLPVLNREVVNYAIKAGLALNCEIAEFSKFDRKNYFYPDLTKNYQTSQFDLPICGKGGLEIEVDGEKKWIGITRAHMEEDAGKLVHSGETITTSNESSVDYNRAGVPLLEIVSEPDLRSISEVLAYLEQLVQILEYTEVSDCRLEQGSVRFDVNVSLRPIGATTLGTRTETKNLNSFSSVRRCMEYEVARQARVLNAGESVVQETRTWDEGKGITLTLRSKEEAHDYRYFPEPDLAPLVIDREWVEKIRKTLPELPSARRVRLQALGLSAYDASVITQGKAMANFFDEALSYYGDAKTLANWVMGEVTRLINTNQSSMDDSPISAKQLAELLDLIDKGTISGKIAKSVLEEMYSTGKEAKLIVKEKGLSQISDEGALQGIIDGVISANSQSVEDYRAGKDRAIGFLVGQIMKATKGQANPGLVNQLLKEKLS
- the gatA gene encoding Asp-tRNA(Asn)/Glu-tRNA(Gln) amidotransferase subunit GatA, which encodes MGTEKSVSELHELLVHKDLSSTELTRAYIERIHSVDPELQAYLTVLEDQALTQAAEVDYKIAQGEVVGALEGIPMALKDNMCTEGIRTSCASKMLENFVPPYNATVTDRLRAAGTILLGKLNMDEFAMGSSTENSYFAKTRNPWDLECVPGGSSGGSAVAVAADEAAFTLGSDTGGSIRQPAAFCGVVGMKPTYGAVSRFGLVAFASSLDQIGPLTKTVRDNALVMNAIAGYDPLDSTSVPSEKSDYTKFLVNNIKGLKIGIPREYFGEGIDPDVASVIQAGIQTLIDLGAEVGECSLPHTEYAIPAYYLIATAEASSNLARYDGVRYGYRAEAADVLGMFKTTRAEGFGQEVKRRIMLGTYALSSGYYDAYYLKAQKVRTLIKQDFEKAFEKFDVLLSPTAPTSAFKFGEKSANPLAMYLSDITTVPINLAGIPAISIPAGFVKGLPIGMQLMGKAFDEGTLYRTAYTFEQNTNYHTLKPNLSGEVLARGSR